A genomic stretch from Actinomadura rubteroloni includes:
- a CDS encoding phosphatase PAP2 family protein produces MSLFIAALLPLGLLLILAAGTAFYARAGRPAADRGVPLLARTLGGLNAPLRFTIVAGAGLAVAYGISAALGPVAMACQPFDDSAYKFIVEHHLHAWVSFNRVITDVSGSWLVRGTCVGAALMLTLVWRRHRWLPAVAMGTMLFASHYLVLGLTYLMDRPAPPHSGGTYPSGGNVRVVAVYGLVAFFFLAAARTGRRGRVVAWTILALLAYVEAYSRSYLAVHWVTDVIAGLVFGSLLLTALTLASDAALAGEDPVGESASGTGSPAAGRRRLPA; encoded by the coding sequence ATGTCCCTGTTCATCGCGGCCCTGCTGCCGCTCGGCCTGCTGCTCATCCTCGCGGCGGGAACCGCGTTCTACGCACGCGCCGGACGGCCCGCCGCCGACCGGGGCGTCCCGCTCCTGGCGCGGACGCTCGGCGGGCTGAACGCGCCGCTGCGCTTCACGATCGTGGCGGGCGCGGGGCTCGCCGTCGCCTACGGGATCTCGGCCGCGCTCGGTCCCGTCGCGATGGCCTGCCAGCCGTTCGACGATTCGGCGTACAAGTTCATCGTCGAGCACCACCTGCACGCGTGGGTGTCGTTCAACCGGGTCATCACCGACGTCAGCGGCTCGTGGCTCGTGCGCGGGACGTGCGTGGGCGCGGCGCTCATGCTGACGCTCGTGTGGCGCCGGCACCGCTGGCTGCCCGCCGTGGCGATGGGGACGATGCTGTTCGCGTCGCACTACCTGGTCCTCGGGCTGACCTACCTTATGGACCGTCCGGCACCGCCCCATTCGGGCGGCACCTATCCGTCCGGCGGCAACGTCCGAGTTGTGGCGGTTTATGGGCTCGTAGCGTTCTTTTTCCTGGCAGCGGCCCGGACAGGACGCCGTGGCCGCGTAGTGGCATGGACCATTCTCGCGCTCCTTGCGTACGTGGAGGCTTACTCTCGGTCATATCTGGCGGTTCACTGGGTGACCGACGTGATCGCCGGACTCGTCTTCGGGAGTCTGCTTCTCACCGCCCTGACCCTCGCTTCGGACGCGGCGCTCGCCGGTGAGGACCCGGTGGGCGAGTCCGCGTCCGGCACGGGATCCCCGGCCGCCGGCAGGCGGCGACTGCCCGCCTGA
- a CDS encoding sulfotransferase family protein gives MSASERPVVVFIGGLGRSGSTLLERIVGELPGAFALGEAVHLWQRGVLDGERCGCGATFGECVFWQRVGAEAFGGWDAFDIDAFLELKGSVDRTRFIPSLARRRLAAPLAERVRRHNAVYARLYRAARTAGDARVLIDSSKSASLAHCLRWSDEIDLRIVHVVRDPRAVAHSWAKVVRRPEAADGSAEGEFMARWSPAKTALHWDAQNAGFDVLARRGVPTLRVRYEEFTAEPSGTVRRVARFAGLPDAEPPFEDATTVRLAANHQVAGNPMRFRTGAVELRADEAWKEATGPLHRAVVTAVTAPMLGRYGYSRRIH, from the coding sequence TTGAGCGCATCGGAACGTCCCGTCGTCGTGTTCATCGGCGGGCTGGGACGCAGCGGCTCCACGCTGCTGGAACGGATCGTCGGCGAACTGCCCGGGGCGTTCGCGCTCGGCGAGGCCGTCCATCTGTGGCAGCGCGGCGTGCTGGACGGCGAGCGCTGCGGCTGCGGCGCCACGTTCGGCGAGTGCGTGTTCTGGCAGCGGGTCGGCGCCGAGGCGTTCGGGGGCTGGGACGCGTTCGACATCGACGCGTTCCTGGAGCTGAAGGGCTCGGTGGACCGGACGCGCTTCATCCCGTCGCTCGCCCGCCGGAGACTCGCCGCGCCGCTGGCCGAGCGCGTCCGGCGCCACAACGCGGTCTACGCGCGGCTGTACCGCGCCGCGCGGACGGCCGGGGACGCCCGCGTGCTCATCGACTCCAGCAAGTCCGCGTCGCTCGCGCACTGCCTGCGCTGGAGCGACGAGATCGACCTGCGGATCGTCCACGTCGTGCGGGACCCGCGCGCGGTCGCGCACTCGTGGGCCAAGGTGGTGCGGCGGCCCGAGGCGGCGGACGGCTCGGCCGAGGGCGAGTTCATGGCCCGCTGGTCGCCCGCCAAGACCGCGCTGCACTGGGACGCCCAGAACGCCGGGTTCGACGTGCTCGCGCGGCGCGGCGTGCCGACGCTGCGGGTGCGGTACGAGGAGTTCACGGCCGAGCCGTCCGGGACGGTCCGGCGCGTCGCCCGGTTCGCGGGCCTGCCCGACGCCGAGCCGCCGTTCGAGGACGCGACGACCGTCCGGCTCGCCGCCAACCACCAGGTGGCGGGGAACCCCATGCGCTTCCGCACCGGCGCGGTGGAACTGCGCGCGGACGAGGCGTGGAAGGAGGCGACCGGCCCGCTGCACCGCGCGGTCGTCACGGCCGTGACCGCCCCGATGCTCGGCCGGTACGGCTATTCCCGACGAATTCACTAG
- a CDS encoding glycoside hydrolase family 26 protein, with protein sequence MNKSAGASGGTGRRRAVAAGLAAGLAVAGGGAVYAWRHGGPDVRGLADYPRGGPQAPRTGAWFGAYVEPRDGDHTQQGLINAVTDYDRRIGGPLDLVRTYYPWNKEFPRDVDRRFAGEGRVVMIGWGGTKTGSIIDGDQDDVIRARARGLKALGKPVLLAWRGEMDRPNLASEVGGPKKYIAAWKRIRAIFHDEGADNVGWVWCPTAEGFDNGRAPAYYPGDGQVDWLCSDGYAYPTLTEPAKIFGAWLAWAGKHDKPAVIGEYGAEENGGARVGWLQSFGTYIQQNAQVKAVAYYDKDHQHNASTVMRYSLRGHPASMKAFRDLAHTPYFDPDQRRRRG encoded by the coding sequence GTGAACAAGTCGGCGGGAGCGTCCGGCGGGACGGGGCGGCGGCGCGCGGTCGCCGCCGGGCTGGCGGCGGGACTGGCGGTCGCGGGCGGCGGCGCGGTCTACGCCTGGCGGCACGGCGGACCGGACGTCCGGGGGCTCGCGGACTATCCGCGCGGCGGTCCGCAAGCGCCCCGCACGGGCGCGTGGTTCGGCGCCTACGTCGAACCGCGCGACGGCGACCACACGCAGCAGGGGCTGATCAACGCCGTCACCGACTACGACCGCCGGATCGGCGGGCCGCTCGACCTCGTCCGCACCTACTACCCGTGGAACAAGGAGTTCCCGCGCGACGTCGACCGCCGGTTCGCGGGCGAGGGGCGCGTCGTGATGATCGGGTGGGGCGGCACCAAGACCGGGTCGATCATCGACGGGGACCAGGACGACGTGATCCGCGCCCGCGCGCGGGGGCTCAAGGCGCTCGGCAAGCCCGTCCTGCTGGCCTGGCGGGGCGAGATGGATCGTCCCAACCTCGCGTCCGAGGTCGGCGGCCCGAAGAAGTACATCGCCGCGTGGAAGCGCATCCGCGCGATCTTCCACGACGAGGGCGCGGACAACGTCGGCTGGGTGTGGTGCCCGACGGCCGAGGGGTTCGACAACGGGCGGGCGCCCGCCTACTACCCGGGCGACGGCCAGGTGGACTGGCTCTGCTCCGACGGCTACGCCTACCCCACGCTGACCGAGCCCGCGAAGATCTTCGGCGCGTGGCTGGCCTGGGCCGGCAAGCATGACAAACCTGCGGTCATCGGCGAATACGGTGCGGAGGAGAATGGCGGGGCGCGGGTCGGCTGGCTCCAGTCGTTCGGGACGTACATCCAGCAGAACGCCCAGGTCAAGGCCGTCGCGTACTACGACAAGGACCACCAGCACAACGCGAGCACCGTCATGCGGTACTCGCTGCGCGGGCACCCGGCGTCGATGAAGGCGTTCCGCGACCTGGCCCACACCCCCTACTTCGACCCCGACCAAAGGAGACGGCGTGGCTGA
- a CDS encoding sulfotransferase family protein: MADSSALVRPAKQTVRKGLRAVGRLTHEARMVPDFLIVGAQRCGTTSLFRYLREHPGVLRDRFDKGVHYFDMSYQRGFAWYRGHFPLTATARLSERRTGIRPQTFEASPFYLFHPLAPERIARDLPDAKLIVMVRDPVERAYSAHAQEVRRGFETEPFDRALELEDERLRGEIERMVEDPAYVSFAVQHHAYRARGRYAEQLERLEGLVGRERIHVVDNHELATSPETVYDGVLDFLGLPRTGYPVFERHNSAPRAAAFPDALRRELDDHFAPEDERLTRWLGKAPSWR; this comes from the coding sequence GTGGCTGATTCCTCGGCGCTGGTCCGTCCGGCGAAGCAGACCGTCCGCAAGGGCCTGCGCGCGGTGGGCAGACTCACCCACGAGGCCCGGATGGTCCCCGACTTCCTCATCGTCGGCGCCCAGCGCTGCGGGACCACCTCGCTGTTCCGCTACCTGCGCGAGCATCCGGGCGTCCTGCGGGACCGGTTCGACAAGGGCGTCCACTACTTCGACATGTCCTACCAGCGCGGCTTCGCCTGGTACCGGGGGCACTTCCCGCTGACGGCCACCGCACGGCTCTCTGAGCGCCGCACCGGCATCCGTCCGCAGACGTTCGAGGCCAGCCCGTTCTACCTGTTCCACCCGCTCGCGCCCGAGCGCATCGCCCGCGACCTGCCGGACGCCAAGCTGATCGTCATGGTCCGCGACCCCGTCGAGCGCGCCTACTCCGCGCACGCCCAGGAGGTGCGGCGCGGCTTCGAGACCGAGCCGTTCGACCGCGCCCTGGAGCTGGAGGACGAGCGGCTGCGCGGCGAGATCGAGCGCATGGTCGAGGATCCGGCGTACGTGAGCTTCGCCGTCCAGCACCACGCCTACCGGGCGCGCGGACGGTACGCCGAGCAGCTCGAACGGCTCGAAGGGCTCGTCGGGCGCGAGCGCATCCACGTCGTCGACAACCACGAGCTGGCCACGTCCCCCGAGACGGTGTACGACGGCGTCCTGGACTTCCTCGGCCTCCCCCGCACCGGCTACCCGGTGTTCGAGCGGCACAACTCCGCGCCGCGCGCCGCCGCGTTCCCCGACGCGCTGCGCCGCGAGCTGGACGACCACTTCGCCCCCGAGGACGAGCGGCTGACCCGCTGGCTCGGCAAGGCGCCGTCGTGGCGCTGA
- the pssD gene encoding PssD/Cps14F family polysaccharide biosynthesis glycosyltransferase, translating to MPEPPRHVLLIGSAGGHLTQLVALEAWWKGHRRTWVTFESRHAESLLAGEDAVVWAHHPTTRNIPNLLRNTRLAWRLLRRSRPDAIVSAGAGVALPFFVLARLMRIPSVYIEVYDRIDSPTLTGRLCRPFASLFLVQWEEQRRFYRNAVVVGNLL from the coding sequence GTGCCCGAACCCCCTCGCCATGTCCTGCTCATCGGATCGGCCGGCGGCCACCTCACTCAGCTCGTCGCCCTGGAGGCGTGGTGGAAGGGGCACCGGCGCACCTGGGTGACGTTCGAGTCGCGGCACGCCGAGTCGCTGCTGGCCGGGGAGGACGCGGTCGTGTGGGCGCACCACCCGACCACCCGCAACATCCCGAACCTGCTGCGCAACACGCGGCTCGCGTGGCGGCTGCTGCGCCGGTCCCGGCCGGACGCGATCGTGTCGGCCGGGGCGGGCGTCGCGCTCCCGTTCTTCGTGCTGGCCCGGCTGATGCGCATCCCGTCGGTCTACATCGAGGTCTACGACCGCATCGACTCGCCGACCCTGACCGGACGGCTGTGCCGCCCGTTCGCCTCGCTGTTCCTCGTCCAGTGGGAGGAGCAACGCCGCTTCTACCGGAACGCCGTCGTCGTGGGGAACCTGCTGTGA
- a CDS encoding lipopolysaccharide biosynthesis protein → MTATAPARGTADLRALARGGVLNIVAAGFGALAQFAIVVVLTRGFSKHSAGVFFAATTVFLVGAALARLGTDVGLVYFIARSRALGRAGRAAAYVRVAVPAVLGAAVAAGAGIYAAAPWLADVALDGAGGEGVRYLRALAVFLPAAVLSDTALAATRGFRAMRPTALTESIGRQAVQLAALAAAAVAGATWSLGLGWAGPYLLSAVVAVLWLRSLMRGTGDGAAEPGTAREFWRYTAPRAVASLAQIVLQRFDIVLVASLLGPVQAAVYTAATRFVVVGQIGNQALGQAVQPQLSEVLSRGDLRGARELYQTATSWLVLLTWPVYLLFAAFAPHALRLFGPGYQDGATVVVVLSLTMLFATICGQVDTVLIMAGKTSWNLANIVLAMSVNIAADAVLIPRMGITGAAVGWSIGLVVKNAVPLVQIAVALRLHPFGRGTLTAAALAALCLGVPPLVPRLLGGGLVPLAAAGALGAAGYAAACLRARDLLKLDRLRRVRRGTAAP, encoded by the coding sequence ATGACCGCGACGGCGCCCGCGCGGGGCACCGCCGACCTGCGCGCGCTCGCCCGCGGCGGCGTCCTCAACATCGTGGCGGCGGGCTTCGGCGCGCTCGCGCAGTTCGCGATCGTCGTCGTGCTGACGCGGGGGTTCAGCAAGCACAGCGCCGGAGTGTTCTTCGCGGCCACGACCGTGTTCCTCGTCGGCGCGGCGCTCGCCCGGCTCGGCACCGACGTCGGGCTCGTGTACTTCATCGCCCGCAGCCGCGCCCTCGGCCGCGCGGGCCGCGCGGCGGCGTACGTGCGGGTCGCGGTGCCCGCCGTGCTCGGCGCGGCCGTCGCCGCCGGCGCCGGGATCTACGCCGCCGCGCCGTGGCTCGCCGACGTCGCGCTGGACGGCGCGGGCGGCGAGGGCGTCCGCTATCTGCGCGCGCTCGCGGTCTTCCTGCCCGCCGCCGTGCTGAGCGACACCGCGCTCGCCGCGACGCGGGGCTTTCGCGCCATGCGGCCGACCGCGCTGACCGAGAGCATCGGCCGCCAGGCCGTCCAGCTCGCCGCGCTGGCCGCCGCCGCCGTGGCGGGCGCGACCTGGTCGCTCGGGCTCGGCTGGGCCGGGCCGTACCTGCTGAGCGCCGTCGTCGCCGTGCTGTGGCTGCGCTCGCTCATGCGCGGGACGGGCGACGGCGCCGCCGAGCCCGGGACGGCCCGGGAGTTCTGGCGCTACACCGCACCGCGCGCCGTGGCGTCGCTGGCGCAGATCGTCCTGCAGCGGTTCGACATCGTGCTGGTCGCGTCGCTGCTCGGGCCCGTCCAGGCCGCCGTCTACACCGCCGCGACGCGGTTCGTGGTCGTCGGGCAGATCGGCAACCAGGCGCTCGGCCAGGCCGTGCAGCCGCAGCTCAGCGAGGTCCTCTCGCGCGGCGACCTGCGCGGCGCACGGGAGCTGTACCAGACGGCGACGTCCTGGCTCGTCCTGCTGACCTGGCCCGTCTACCTGCTGTTCGCCGCGTTCGCGCCGCACGCGCTGCGGCTGTTCGGCCCCGGCTACCAGGACGGCGCGACCGTCGTCGTGGTCCTGTCGCTGACGATGCTGTTCGCCACGATCTGCGGGCAGGTCGACACCGTCCTGATCATGGCGGGGAAGACGTCGTGGAACCTCGCCAACATCGTCCTCGCGATGTCGGTCAACATCGCGGCCGACGCGGTGCTCATCCCCCGCATGGGCATCACCGGGGCTGCCGTGGGCTGGTCGATCGGGCTCGTCGTCAAGAACGCGGTGCCGCTCGTCCAGATCGCCGTCGCGCTGCGGCTGCACCCGTTCGGCCGCGGCACGCTGACGGCGGCGGCGCTGGCCGCGCTCTGCCTCGGCGTCCCACCCCTCGTCCCCCGGCTGCTGGGCGGCGGGCTCGTCCCGCTCGCCGCCGCGGGCGCGCTCGGCGCCGCCGGCTACGCGGCGGCCTGCCTGCGCGCCCGGGACCTGCTGAAACTCGACCGGCTGCGCCGGGTCCGGCGCGGGACGGCCGCGCCGTGA
- a CDS encoding glycosyl hydrolase: MLDSSGRSPHSRETRRRARRRARRLAEIALGCAAIAGGLVVALDARSEPAAVQSVDDTWPVGATDDVTPAVSPTTAPTTARPTVTPSARAADGDRKTVRTARRTVRRTAKPGLRAQDDCAQRADLVPGCGTWWGVSPGVDSLATLESEVGRSFDIVHFWYGVDQVNVPSPPARQLAAQGRILHVNIASRPFGGSGDARWADVAAGRWDASLARQAQGIAGLRTPVFVTFDHEPDAKPKINSRGTPEDYVRAWRHVHDVYTRYGATNAVWTWVLTGYAGNLPRAARFYPGNSYVDWIGWENYLGTLCDGRTWEDRRFRTFEETFLPFYNWLKGDGARAGIDPDKPYMLNGMASVRFEDPNLSVRWYAQIPRALSRYPQIKAVQLWQPPKGMACPYRLMDRPLEVVAFAHAGQAPYVNPDELDG; encoded by the coding sequence GTGCTTGATTCATCCGGACGTTCCCCGCATTCCCGCGAAACTCGGCGTCGCGCGCGCCGCCGGGCCCGGCGCCTCGCCGAGATCGCCCTCGGCTGCGCCGCCATCGCGGGCGGACTCGTCGTCGCGCTGGACGCCCGGTCCGAACCGGCCGCCGTGCAATCGGTGGACGACACCTGGCCCGTGGGCGCGACCGACGACGTCACGCCCGCCGTCTCGCCGACCACCGCGCCGACCACCGCGCGGCCCACGGTGACGCCGTCCGCCCGCGCGGCCGACGGCGACCGCAAGACCGTCCGCACCGCGCGCCGGACCGTGCGCCGGACCGCGAAGCCGGGGCTCCGCGCGCAGGACGACTGCGCGCAGCGCGCCGACCTCGTGCCCGGCTGCGGGACGTGGTGGGGCGTGAGCCCGGGTGTCGACTCCCTGGCCACGCTGGAGTCGGAGGTCGGGCGCTCGTTCGACATCGTCCACTTCTGGTACGGCGTCGACCAGGTCAACGTGCCGAGCCCGCCCGCCCGGCAGCTCGCCGCCCAGGGCCGGATCCTGCACGTCAACATCGCGAGCCGCCCGTTCGGCGGTTCCGGGGACGCCCGCTGGGCCGACGTCGCCGCCGGCCGCTGGGACGCCTCGCTCGCCCGGCAAGCTCAGGGCATCGCCGGGCTCCGCACGCCCGTGTTCGTCACGTTCGACCACGAGCCCGACGCCAAGCCGAAGATCAACAGCCGGGGCACGCCCGAGGACTACGTGCGCGCGTGGCGGCACGTCCACGACGTCTACACGCGCTACGGCGCCACCAACGCCGTCTGGACGTGGGTGCTGACCGGCTACGCGGGCAACCTGCCGCGCGCCGCGCGCTTCTACCCGGGCAACTCCTACGTCGACTGGATCGGCTGGGAGAACTACCTCGGCACGCTCTGCGACGGCCGGACGTGGGAGGACCGCAGGTTCCGCACGTTCGAGGAGACCTTCCTCCCCTTCTACAACTGGCTGAAGGGCGACGGCGCCCGCGCGGGCATCGACCCGGATAAGCCGTACATGCTCAACGGCATGGCCTCGGTCCGGTTCGAGGACCCGAATCTGTCGGTGCGCTGGTACGCGCAGATCCCGCGGGCGCTGAGCCGCTACCCGCAGATCAAGGCGGTGCAGCTCTGGCAGCCGCCGAAGGGCATGGCCTGCCCGTACCGGCTCATGGACCGGCCGCTGGAGGTCGTGGCGTTCGCGCACGCGGGCCAGGCGCCGTACGTCAACCCCGACGAGCTGGACGGGTGA
- the rfbB gene encoding dTDP-glucose 4,6-dehydratase produces the protein MARRVLVTGGAGFVGSQYVRDLVSGRYPEWAGARVTVLDALTYAGDLANLAPVDGGYAFVHGDVCDAALLADVVPGHDAVVNFAAESHVDRSIEDASVFVRTNTLGVETLMRACLDAGVPRIVQVSTDEVYGSADDGTAFGEDAPPRPSSPYAAAKAGGDLVALAYARTHGLPVSVTRCGNTYGPYQYPEKLIPLFVTNLLQGRPVPLYGDGRNVRQWTHVEDHARAVQLVAERGEPGAVHHIVGTTSLSNRDLTARLLELCDAPPDMVRYVPDRKGHDLRYRLSGDRLRRLGYAPAVPFERGLAATVRWYADHTDWWKAARYAP, from the coding sequence GTGGCGCGCCGGGTGCTGGTCACGGGCGGAGCGGGCTTCGTCGGCTCGCAGTACGTCCGTGACCTGGTGTCCGGGCGGTACCCGGAGTGGGCGGGCGCCCGCGTCACGGTCCTGGACGCGCTGACCTACGCGGGCGACCTCGCCAACCTCGCCCCGGTGGACGGCGGGTACGCGTTCGTGCACGGCGACGTGTGCGACGCGGCGCTGCTGGCCGACGTCGTCCCGGGCCACGACGCGGTGGTGAACTTCGCCGCCGAGTCGCACGTGGATCGTTCCATCGAGGACGCGTCGGTGTTCGTCCGCACCAACACGCTCGGCGTCGAGACGCTCATGCGGGCGTGCCTGGACGCGGGCGTGCCCCGGATCGTCCAGGTCTCCACCGACGAGGTCTACGGCAGCGCCGACGACGGCACGGCCTTCGGCGAGGACGCCCCGCCGCGCCCGAGCTCCCCCTACGCGGCGGCGAAGGCGGGCGGCGACCTGGTCGCGCTCGCCTACGCCCGCACCCACGGCCTCCCGGTGTCGGTGACGCGCTGCGGCAACACCTACGGCCCGTACCAGTACCCCGAGAAGCTGATCCCGCTGTTCGTCACGAACCTGCTGCAAGGACGTCCGGTGCCGCTCTACGGCGACGGCCGCAACGTCCGGCAGTGGACGCACGTCGAGGACCACGCCCGCGCCGTCCAGCTCGTCGCCGAACGCGGCGAGCCCGGCGCCGTCCACCACATCGTCGGCACGACGTCCCTGAGCAACCGCGACCTCACCGCGCGCCTGCTGGAGCTGTGCGACGCTCCTCCGGACATGGTCCGATACGTCCCCGACCGCAAAGGCCATGATCTACGCTATCGGCTCAGCGGCGACCGGTTGCGGCGGCTTGGATACGCCCCCGCGGTGCCGTTCGAGCGGGGCCTGGCCGCGACGGTCCGCTGGTACGCGGACCACACCGACTGGTGGAAGGCGGCGCGGTACGCGCCCTGA
- a CDS encoding glycosyltransferase: MNERPLVLVTVGTDHHRFDRLIAWVDAWAAGAGDRVRCVVQHGSSRAPEHAEARDFLDHAELLELMERAAVVVTHAGASTIGEARRLGRLPVIVPRDPTLEEIVDGHQIDFLRRIADKGLVVACASEEDLHGRLDALLDDPRRYLLAEGDSGAAQAAAVRRTGTLIDTLMAVASGPSDAPEPEAAEAGEWPEVTVVIATRDRPELLRTAIDAVLAQDYPGEIHCLVVHDQAEPDHGLALEKDRRRVSVTVNGRTPGLAGARNTGILAATGTLVAFCDDDDRWLPGKLTAQVTALRATPGAVLACCGIRVLYGETTVDRTLDRRTVAFADLLRSRLTELHPSTFVLRRDALVDGFGLVSEEVPGSYGEDYEFLLRAARHGVIVNVPDVHVEVLWHQRSYFAQRWRTIADALDWLLERFPEFRLVPAGRARITGQIAFAEAASGRRRAALRWAARTARANWREPRAYLAVAVALRLVGADRIVRFLHRRGRGI, translated from the coding sequence GTGAACGAACGTCCGCTGGTGCTGGTCACGGTCGGCACCGACCACCACAGGTTCGACCGGCTCATCGCATGGGTGGACGCCTGGGCCGCCGGCGCCGGGGACCGGGTGCGCTGCGTCGTGCAGCACGGGTCGTCCCGGGCGCCCGAGCACGCCGAGGCCCGCGACTTCCTCGACCACGCCGAGCTGCTGGAGCTGATGGAGCGGGCGGCGGTCGTCGTCACGCACGCCGGGGCGTCCACGATCGGCGAGGCGCGGCGGCTCGGCCGGCTGCCGGTCATCGTGCCGCGCGACCCGACGCTGGAGGAGATCGTCGACGGCCATCAGATCGACTTCCTGCGCCGCATCGCCGACAAGGGGCTCGTGGTCGCGTGCGCGTCCGAGGAGGACCTGCACGGACGGCTCGACGCCCTCCTGGACGACCCGCGCCGCTACCTGCTCGCCGAGGGCGACTCCGGGGCGGCGCAGGCGGCGGCCGTGCGGCGGACGGGCACGCTCATCGACACGCTGATGGCGGTGGCGTCCGGCCCGTCGGACGCGCCCGAGCCGGAAGCCGCCGAGGCCGGCGAGTGGCCGGAGGTGACCGTCGTGATCGCGACGCGGGACCGTCCCGAGCTGCTGCGGACCGCGATCGACGCCGTCCTCGCCCAGGACTACCCCGGCGAGATCCACTGCCTCGTCGTCCACGACCAGGCCGAACCCGACCACGGGCTGGCCCTGGAGAAGGACCGGCGGCGCGTCTCGGTCACCGTCAACGGCCGCACGCCCGGTCTCGCGGGCGCCCGCAACACCGGCATCCTCGCCGCGACGGGCACGCTGGTCGCGTTCTGCGACGACGACGACCGCTGGCTGCCCGGCAAGCTCACCGCGCAGGTCACGGCGCTGCGCGCGACGCCCGGCGCCGTGCTGGCCTGCTGCGGCATCCGCGTGCTCTACGGCGAGACCACCGTCGACCGGACGCTCGACCGGCGCACCGTCGCGTTCGCCGACCTGCTGCGGTCGCGGCTCACCGAACTGCACCCCTCCACGTTCGTCCTGCGCCGGGACGCGCTCGTGGACGGCTTCGGCCTGGTCAGCGAGGAAGTCCCCGGCAGCTACGGCGAGGACTACGAGTTTCTGCTCCGGGCGGCGCGGCACGGCGTGATCGTGAACGTGCCGGACGTCCATGTCGAGGTGCTGTGGCACCAGCGGTCGTACTTCGCGCAGCGGTGGCGGACGATCGCGGACGCGCTGGACTGGCTGCTGGAGCGCTTCCCCGAGTTCCGGCTCGTCCCGGCCGGACGCGCCCGGATCACCGGGCAGATCGCGTTCGCCGAGGCCGCGTCGGGGCGGCGCCGCGCCGCGCTGCGCTGGGCGGCCCGCACGGCGCGGGCGAACTGGCGGGAGCCGCGCGCCTACCTGGCGGTGGCGGTGGCGCTGCGGCTGGTCGGCGCGGACCGGATCGTCCGGTTCCTGCATCGCCGGGGACGCGGGATCTGA
- a CDS encoding sulfate adenylyltransferase subunit 1, which translates to MDILRFATAGSVDDGKSTLIGRLLYDSKSIFEDQLESVERTSADRGEEYTNLALLTDGLRAEREQGITIDVAYRYFATPRRKFIIADTPGHIQYTRNMVTGASTADLAIILVDARKGILEQSRRHAFLTTLLKVPHLVVAVNKMDLVGYEQGTYESIVDEFTAFASKLDVADLTFIPLSALHGDNVVERSVNMPWYEGPSLLHHLEHVHIASDRNLIDVRFPVQYVIRPHASTDPELHDYRGYAGQVAGGVLKPGDEVVHLPSGLTTTITHIDGPGGPVDEAFAPMSVTLRLADEIDISRGDMIARPNNRPEVAQDLDAMVCWMTPDRQLTPRMKVVLKHTTRTAKAMVKELNYRLDVNTLHRDESAQSLGLNEIGRVSLRVTQPLFVDDYARNRLTGGFILIDEATNNTVAAGMITGAK; encoded by the coding sequence ATGGACATCCTGCGGTTCGCCACCGCCGGCAGCGTGGACGACGGCAAGTCCACCCTCATCGGCCGGCTGCTGTACGACTCCAAGTCGATCTTCGAGGACCAGCTCGAATCGGTGGAGCGCACCAGCGCCGACCGGGGCGAGGAGTACACCAACCTGGCGCTGCTGACCGACGGCCTGCGGGCCGAGCGCGAGCAGGGCATCACGATCGACGTGGCGTACCGCTACTTCGCGACGCCGCGCCGCAAGTTCATCATCGCCGACACCCCCGGGCACATCCAGTACACCCGGAACATGGTCACCGGCGCCTCCACCGCCGACCTGGCGATCATCCTGGTGGACGCCCGCAAGGGCATCCTGGAGCAGTCGCGCCGCCACGCGTTCCTGACGACGCTGCTGAAGGTCCCGCACCTGGTCGTCGCGGTCAACAAGATGGACCTGGTCGGCTACGAGCAGGGCACCTACGAGTCGATCGTGGATGAGTTCACGGCGTTCGCGTCCAAGCTGGACGTGGCGGACCTGACCTTCATCCCGCTGTCGGCGCTGCACGGCGACAACGTGGTGGAGCGGTCGGTGAACATGCCCTGGTACGAGGGGCCGTCGCTGCTGCACCACCTGGAGCACGTCCACATCGCCTCCGACCGCAACCTGATCGACGTGCGGTTCCCGGTCCAGTACGTGATCCGCCCGCACGCCTCCACCGACCCCGAGCTGCACGACTACCGCGGCTACGCGGGCCAGGTCGCCGGCGGCGTGCTCAAGCCCGGTGACGAGGTCGTCCACCTCCCGTCCGGCCTCACCACCACGATCACGCACATCGACGGCCCGGGCGGGCCCGTCGACGAGGCGTTCGCCCCGATGTCGGTCACCCTGCGCCTGGCCGACGAGATCGACATCTCCCGCGGCGACATGATCGCCCGGCCGAACAACCGGCCGGAGGTCGCCCAGGACCTCGACGCGATGGTCTGCTGGATGACGCCCGACCGGCAGCTCACACCGCGGATGAAGGTCGTCCTCAAGCACACGACGCGGACGGCCAAGGCGATGGTGAAGGAGCTGAACTACCGCCTGGACGTCAACACGCTGCACCGCGACGAGTCCGCGCAGAGCCTCGGCCTCAACGAGATCGGCCGCGTGTCCCTGCGCGTCACCCAGCCGCTGTTCGTGGACGACTACGCCCGCAACCGCCTCACCGGCGGCTTCATCCTCATCGACGAGGCCACCAACAACACCGTCGCCGCCGGCATGATCACCGGGGCGAAGTAG